Proteins found in one Oryza glaberrima chromosome 4, OglaRS2, whole genome shotgun sequence genomic segment:
- the LOC127771874 gene encoding protein REDUCED CHLOROPLAST COVERAGE 3-like, giving the protein MAPKGAGRGKGRGGGGGGKGDKRKKEEKVVPSAIDVTVVTPYESQVTLKGISTDRVLDVRKLLGSNVETCHLTNYSLSHVTRGQRLEDGVEIVSLKPCSLTIVEEEYATEAAAAAQVRRLLDIVACTTAFANKPRDGAKHKSSKHARPATPPSPPALAASPDAHGAGAAQAPPISEAHDMAAIRPPPRLGEFYDFLSFAHLTPPVHFIRRKESNGASQEGDYFEIEVKVCNGKLLHIVASVKGFYSAGKPHTVSHSLVDLLQQLSSAFANAYDALMKAFLDHNKFGNLPYGFRANTWLIPPIYLDSATKCPALPVEDENWGGNGGGNGRDGKYDRRRWAKEFSTLARMPCKTEEGRVIRDRKAFLLHNLFVDTAIFRAASTIQRLIDLSGNSTSQQAGPDGSLAIEERVGDLLITVKRDQADASLKLEDKVDGVALYQTGSMDISQRNLLKGLTSDESVVVKDTSTLGVVIVKHCGYTATVKVSGRTKDGNGGKQTSDICDHLDGISNVDVDDLPDGGSNALNINSLRISLPKIVNSDIASSQCPTPQSHVDNHARKLVRKILEDSLMKLENMPANNPRTIRWELGSSWLQNLQKKDSPASEDKKNAGHVEKETTIKGLGKHFEQLKKIKKKECHVEGAMSEKEDSDSNCSVINGMEESENTKETDISKLMSEDDFCRLKDLGAGLHQKSLEELTMMAHKFYDDTALPKLVADFASLELSPVDGRTMTDFMHTRGLNMCSLGRVVELAEKLPHIQSICIHEMVIRSFKHIVRAVIAAVDDMQNMSAAISETLNILLGCPRLESDTETDAHSEHNLRFRWVERFLSKRYNWKLKDEFAHLRKFIILRGLCSKVGLELVARDYDMNSPNPFDKSDIVNIIPVCKHVVYSSIDGRNLLESSKMALDKGKLDDAVNFGTKALSKIVAVCGPYHRLTANAYSLLAVVLYHTGDFNQATIYQQKALDINERELGLDHPETMKSYGDLSVFYYRLQHIEMALKYVNRALYLLQFSCGLSHPNSAATYINVAMMEEGMGNVHVALRYLHEALKCNKRLLGADHIQTAASYHAIAIALSMMDAYSLSVQHEQTTLQILQEKLGQDDLRTQDAAAWLEYFESKALEQQEAARRGIPKPDSSIASKGHLSVSDLLDYISPDQERKERDTQRKGRRAKNNIRAHQGELVEEKESFEHDIGSPREANKEEFQQVKSKAHPPAISEENYAIHDELKQVDPLSPEEYSDEGWQAANLRGRSANVRKKSSRRRPALTKLMVDRLEDGRTGSAYRAGVQQHMKGDKEDVINSSSQLSFGSFLKTDKVNGNSSNIEDKVFNAISKPERGIKLSGINRPATIASKLVSYKDVAVSPPGTVLKPILEQKEAKEKDNAQNTDLIVSSEEEDKKLTDEDEEKEKPSHDSSKEVLSSEPEEIGNDEKAPDSNSDESPTESKKKGGSKLSASAPPFNPGSLLSMSHPYSTVAIYDASVVLQPIPSQPMEILPHAIDTRVPRGPRSTLYYRTGHTFQRKQGYAHSQSTILRGSNSPPTMNPHAAEFVPGKTSQQPDVANREPSADVSVTDSADQLLAPQTSDEVKAGMPAAEQAIQGESTSPCKGKENRAKDALRNSCKTELARQILFSFIVKSVHDSLGSTGAESDRKPSGPDESGNAQSSNNINKSPSGRKELDKQQKATVVPKSEKDTEGFTVVSKRRRSKQHFVHPIHGLYSQQSICTSVS; this is encoded by the exons AGGAGTacgcgacggaggcggcggcggcggcgcaagtcCGGCGGCTGCTGGACATCGTCGCCTGCACCACCGCGTTCGCGAACAAGCCCCGCGACGGCGCCAAGCACAAGTCGTCCAAGCACGCGcgcccggcgacgccgccgtcaccgcccgcgctcgccgcctcccccgacgcccatggcgccggcgccgcccaggCGCCGCCGATATCGGAGGCGCACGACATGGCGGCCATCCGTCCGCCGCCCAGGCTGGGCGAGTTCTACGACTTCCTCTCCTTCGCCCACCTCACCCCGCCCGTCCACT TTATCAGGAGGAAGGAGAGCAATGGCGCTTCTCAGGAAGGCGACTACTTCGAAATCGAG GTGAAAGTTTGCAATGGGAAGCTCCTGCACATCGTTGCTTCCGTCAAGGGCTTCTATTCGGCAGGGAAGCCGCACACCGTGAGCCACTCCTTGGTGGATCTGTTGCAACAGCTCAGCAGTGCATTTGCCAAT GCATATGATGCACTGATGAAAGCTTTTCTGGATCACAACAAG TTTGGGAATCTACCATACGGATTTCGTGCAAACACATGGCTTATTCCTCCTATATACTTGGATTCTGCTACAAAGTGCCCAGCATTACCAGTTGAGGATGAGAATTGGGGTGGAAACGGGGGTGGCAATGGGCGAGATGGAAAGTATGACAGAAGACGATGGGCAAAAGAATTTTCTACTTTGGCTAGAATGCCATGCAAAACTGAGGAAGGGAGGGTGATCAGAGACCGGAAGGCTTTTCTTTTACACAATCTCTTTGTAGATACAGCAATTTTTAGAGCTGCATCAACAATACAGAGACTCATTGATCTGTCTGGGAACTCAACTAGTCAACAAGCTGGCCCAGATGGTTCTTTAGCAATCGAGGAACGTGTTGGTGACTTGCTTATAACTGTAAAGAGGGATCAGGCTGATGCTAGTTTAAAGCTGGAGGATAAAGTTGATGGAGTTGCACTCTATCAAACCGGTTCTATGGATATATCACAAAGAAATCTTCTGAAAGGTTTAACTTCTGATGAAAGTGTCGTTGTTAAG GACACCTCAACACTCGGAGTGGTTATTGTTAAACATTGTGGATATACAGCAACAGTGAAGGTTTCAGGGCGCACAAAGGACGGAAATGGTGGCAAACAAACCAGTGATATCTGTGATCATCTCGATGGAATTTCGAATGTTGATGTAGATGATTTGCCAGATGGAGGTTCTAATGCCTTGAACATTAACAG TCTAAGAATATCACTGCCAAAAATTGTCAACTCAGACATCGCTAGTTCTCAGTGTCCTACTCCGCAGTCTCATGTTGATAATCATGCAAGGAAACTAGTGCGCAAAATACTTGAAGATAGCTTGATGAAGCTGGAGAACATGCCTGCCAATAATCCTAGAACCATCAGATGGGAACTTGGGTCATCCTGGCTGCAAAACTTGCAGAAAAAGGATTCGCCGGCATCTGAGGACAAGAAAAATGCAGGACATGTTGAAAAAGAGACAACTATCAAAGGTCTTGGTAAGCACTTTGAACAgctaaagaaaattaaaaagaaagaatgCCATGTTGAAGGTGCTATGTCTGAGAAGGAAGACTCTGACAGTAACTGCTCTGTCATAAATGGCATGGAAGAATCTGAAAACACCAAGGAGACTGATATTAGCAAGCTGATGTCAGAGGATGATTTCTGTCGCCTTAAGGATCTGGGAGCTGGACTTCATCAAAAG TCCCTTGAAGAGCTCACTATGATGGCCCATAAATTCTATGATGATACTGCGCTTCCAAAGCTG GTGGCTGATTTTGCTTCCCTTGAACTTTCTCCTGTGGATGGAAGAACCATGACCGATTTCATGCACACAAGGGGTCTTAATATGTGCTCCTTAGGCCGTGTG GTAGAGCTCGCGGAGAAGCTTCCACATATCCAGTCAATTTGCATCCATGAAATGGTCATTAGGTCCTTTAAGCACATTGTTCGAGCTGTTATTGCAGCTGTTGATGACATGCAAAATATGTCTGCAGCTATATCTGAGACTTTAAACATTTTACTTGGATGCCCAAGACTTGAAAGTGACACTGAAACAGATGCACATAGTGAACATAATTTGAGATTTAGATGGGTAGAGAGGTTCCTTTCTAAAAGGTACAATTGGAAATTGAAAGATGAATTTGCACACTTGCGGAAATTTATCATTCTGAGAGGTCTTTGCAGTAAG GTTGGACTTGAGTTGGTTGCGAGAGATTATGATATGAATAGCCCAAATCCATTTGACAAATCTGACATAGTTAACATTATTCCTGTATGCAAG CATGTGGTGTACTCTtctattgatggtcgaaacttaTTAGAATCATCAAAGATGGCTTTGGATAAAGGAAAACTTGATGATGCCGTCAACTTCGGAACAAAG gCGTTGTCCAAAATTGTAGCAGTTTGTGGTCCATACCATCGGCTGACTGCTAATGCGTACAGTCTTCTTGCTGTAGTTCTTTACCATACTGGAGATTTTAATCAG GCAACTATATATCAGCAGAAGGCACTTGATATCAATGAAAGAGAGCTAGGTCTTGACCACCCAGAAACTATGAAGAGTTACGGGGATTTATCTGTCTTCTACTACCGTCTCCAGCACATCGAAATGGCTCTAAA GTATGTCAACCGTGCACTATATCTACTCCAATTTTCTTGTGGGCTTTCACATCCAAATTCAGCTGCCACATACATAAATGTGGCTATGATGGAAGAAGGTATGGGAAATGTTCATGTCGCTCTCAGGTACTTGCATGAAGCACTGAAGTGCAACAAGAGACTGCTAGGAGCTGATCACATTCAG ACTGCTGCGAGCTATCATGCCATAGCCATAGCCCTCTCAATGATGGATGCATACTCCTTGAGTGTTCAGCATGAACAGACCACCTTACAGATACTTCAGGAGAAACTAGGACAAGATGACCTTCGAACTcag GATGCTGCTGCATGGCTTGAGTATTTTGAGTCAAAAGCATTAGAACAACAAGAGGCCGCCCGAAGGGGCATCCCAAAACCTGACTCATCTATTGCAAGCAAAGGACATCTTAG TGTATCAGATCTACTTGACTACATAAGCCCGGatcaggaaagaaaagagagggatACACAAAGAAAGGGCAGGCGTGCAAAG AATAATATCAGAGCCCATCAAGGTGAATTAGTTGAAGAAAAGGAGAGCTTTGAGCACGACATAGGATCTCCTCGTGAAGCAAACAAAGAGGAGTTTCAACAAGTAAAATCGAAGGCACACCCTCCAGCAATATCAGAAGAAAATTATGCTATCCATGATGAGCTGAAGCAAGTTGATCCTTTATCACCTGAAGAATATTCTGATGAAGGGTGGCAAGCAGCTAATTTGCGTGGACGATCTGCAAATGTACGGAAGAAAAGCAGTCGCAGAAGGCCCGCTCTCACTAAATTAATGGTTGATCGCTTGGAAGATGGCCGCACAGGTTCTGCTTATAGGGCTGGTGTACAACAACACATGAAAGGAGATAAAGAAGATGTTATAAACTCTTCTAGCCAGCTCTCCTTTGGCAGCTTTCTAAAAACTGACAAGGTGAATGGGAATTCCAGCAATATTGAAGATAAGGTTTTCAATGCTATATCTAAACCAGAACGAGGCATAAAGCTTTCAGGAATTAACAGACCTGCTACTATAGCTTCCAAGTTGGTATCATACAAAGATGTAGCAGTGTCACCCCCTGGCACAGTCTTGAAACCGATTTTGGAGCAGAAGGAAGCAAAGGAGAAGGATAATGCACAAAATACTGATCTAATAGTGTCATCTGAGGAGGAAGATAAGAAGTTAacagatgaagatgaagaaaaggaaaagccAAGTCATGACAGCAGCAAAGAGGTTCTTTCAAGTGAACCAGAGGAAATCGGCAATGATGAAAAAGCTCCGGACAGCAACAGTGATGAAAGCCCAACTGAATCTAAGAAAAAAGGTGGAAGCAAGCTTTCAGCTTCAGCGCCTCCATTCAATCCTGGATCACTCTTATCGATGTCGCACCCTTACAGTACAGTGGCAATATATGATGCTAGCGTCGTTCTTCAGCCAATACCAAGTCAACCAATGGAGATTCTCCCTCACGCCATTGATACTAGGGTACCCCGTGGTCCTCGGTCCACATTGTACTACCGTACTGGGCATACCTTCCAAAGAAAACAGGGTTACGCACACAGCCAGAGCACCATTCTGAGGGGTAGCAACTCCCCCCCAACCATGAATCCTCATGCTGCCGAGTTTGTGCCTGGAAAAACTTCGCAACAACCTGATGTGGCTAACAGAGAGCCTAGTGCAGATGTTTCTGTAACTGATTCAGCAGATCAGCTGTTGGCACCACAGACATCAGATGAAGTAAAGGCTGGTATGCCTGCAGCAGAACAAGCAATTCAAGGTGAGAGCACCAGCCCATGCAAAGGAAAGGAAAACAGAGCGAAAGATGCCTTGAGAAACTCATGCAAAACAGAGCTGGCAAGGCAGATTTTGTTCAGTTTCATCGTCAAGTCAGTACATGATAGCTTAGGTTCCACTGGAGCTGAATCGGACAGAAAACCAAGTGGACCAGACGAATCTGGTAATGCACAGAGCAGCAACAACATAAACAAGAGTCCGTCAGGTCGCAAAGAGCTTGACAAACAGCAGAAGGCCACCGTGGTACCTAAGAGTGAGAAGGATACAGAAGGATTTACAGTAGTTTCAAAACGTAGAAGAAGCAAGCAGCACTTTGTGCATCCCATACATGGTCTCTATTCCCAGCAGTCAATTTGCACTTCTGTCAGCTAA
- the LOC127769925 gene encoding VQ motif-containing protein 11 yields MAAASHAPRSVVVSSSSPAAAIATAGCVVDTNTTFVQADPATFRALVQKLTGAPGSGGSKPAPAAPVMRRPKLQERRRAAPARLELARPQPLYYSHHHHRLMHSPVSPMDYAYVMASSSSSSSSSLPSSSSSLSPSPPASSSSCGVVVITKEEEEREEKAIASKGFYLHSSPRSGGAGDGERPKLLPLFPVHSPRSSSFARS; encoded by the coding sequence atggcggcggcgtctcaTGCGCCGAGGTCGGTGGTGGTGAGCTCGTCGTCGCCTGCGGCGGCGATTGCCACGGCCGGCTGCGTGGTGGACACGAACACGACGTTCGTGCAGGCCGACCCGGCGACGTTCCGGGCGCTCGTGCAGAAGCTGACGGGCGCgccggggagcggcggcagcaagccggcgccggcggcgccggtgatgaGGAGGCCGAAGCTGCaggagaggcggcgcgcggcgccggcgaggctggAGCTCGCGCGGCCGCAGCCGCTGTActacagccaccaccaccacaggcTGATGCACTCGCCGGTGTCGCCCATGGACTACGCCTACGtgatggcctcctcctcctcgtcgtcgtcgtcctcgctgccgtcgtcgtcgtcctcgctgtcgccgtcgccgccggcgtcgtcgtcgtcgtgcggGGTGGTGGTGATaaccaaggaggaggaggagagggaggagaaggccaTCGCCTCCAAGGGGTTCTACCTGCACTCGTCgccgaggagcggcggcgccggcgacggcgagaggccCAAGCTGCTGCCGCTGTTCCCCGTCCACTCCCCCAGGAGCTCCTCCTTTGCCAGAtcttaa